One genomic region from Xyrauchen texanus isolate HMW12.3.18 chromosome 4, RBS_HiC_50CHRs, whole genome shotgun sequence encodes:
- the LOC127635440 gene encoding ER membrane protein complex subunit 6-like, with product MASIAAKREGPQFISEVAVRGNAAVLDYCRTSVSALSGATAGILGLTGLYGFVFYFIASFLLSLLLILKAGRRWNKGFKSRRLLFTGGLVGGLFTYVLFWTFLYGMVHVY from the coding sequence ATGGCCTCAATCGCAGCCAAACGCGAGGGACCGCAGTTCATCAGCGAGGTGGCCGTCAGAGGAAACGCCGCTGTGCTGGACTACTGTCGGACGTCCGTGTCTGCTCTGTCCGGGGCTACAGCGGGCATCCTCGGTCTGACGGGACTGTACGGctttgtgttttatttcattgctTCTTTCTTGTTGTCGTTGCTCCTAATACTCAAAGCCGGTCGCCGCTGGAACAAGGGTTTCAAATCTCGACGTCTGCTCTTCACCGGAGGCCTCGTGGGCGGCCTCTTTACTTACGTGCTCTTCTGGACTTTCCTGTATGGAATGGTGCATGTGTACTGA
- the LOC127635191 gene encoding transient receptor potential cation channel subfamily V member 1-like, with translation MSKPKDSSFVSFTLEVDDRTEEERAKAKQARKGCSKDKMPMDSNYLEDVVAAAPKVRFNYHFDRQIRQAKEEPAEQNSKNFTIEDLFEAASSGDISKLQGLQQYLQKRNKHLTDSLYMSNGKTALLKALLNLKNGENDTVEYLLDIAEKTNDLQKFINAAYTDSYYKGQTALHVAIERRSAKFVEMLVKKGADVHTKACGTFFQPNKSMCFYFGELPLSLAACTNQPDIVDFLMDNPYQPVDLQEKDSHGNMVLHALVEVADNSSENTEFVIDMYDHILTKAAQLHPKLKLEENENNQGLTPIKLAAKTGKCELFRHIVRREFKECRHLSRKITEWVYGPVCSSLYDLSSLDTYKKNSVLEIVVYGSEIPNRHDMLNTEPLNKLLEEKWDRFAQRIFFFNFFVYFVYLFIFTAVAYQHQPGEPPHTYGNQREDYLLLTGHIISAIGALYFFLKGLIDMVRKRPRFQTLLIDGYTDELFFLQALLFMVCAVLYFLGKDEYLAFLVLCLALSWVNLLYFSRGSKFMGIYSVMIQKMILGEIWRFLVVYMVFLIGFSAAVVTLLKKPKGRSLINILDATDNCVKTSMHRIYFITLEMFKFTIGIGDLEFTDQYKYKEVFYLLLIVYIVLTYILLLNMLIALMNKSVEEMFNESTRIWKLQRAITTLDIEWILPRCLKKRLRSGVMKDLGRGQEPDQRWCFSVEEVNWNQWNRNLGIVNEDPRNLCMHVPSPTEHQKEPRWGGIEQVFSIWGTLRRTRRSNTEELSSSRGLNL, from the exons ATGAGCAAACCAAAAGACAGCAGTTTCGTATCATTCACTCTGGAGGTGGATGACAGAACAGAAGAGGAGAGGGCCAAGGCCAAGCAAGCGAGGAAAGGTTGCTCTAAGGACAAGATGCCCATGGACTCTAATTACCTGGAAGATGTTGTGGCTGCTGCACCCAAAGTTAGATTTAACTACCACTTTGACAG GCAAATCAGACAAGCGAAagaggaaccagctgaacagaaCAGCAAGAACTTTACGATTGAGGATCTATTTGAGGCGGCATCCAGTGGCGACATCTCTAAACTGCAGGGTTTACAGCAGTAcctgcaaaaaagaaacaaacatctAACTGATTCTTTAT ATATGTCCAATGGAAAGACAGCCCTGCTGAAAGCTCTTTTAAACTTGAAGAATGGCGAGAATGACACAGTTGAATATCTTCTTGACATTGCAGAGAAAACAAACGATTTACAGAAATTCATAAATGCTGCATACACAGACAGTTACTACAAAG GTCAGACAGCTCTCCATGTTGCCATTGAAAGGAGGAGTGCAAAGTTTGTAGAGATGCTGGTAAAGAAAGGGGCAGACGTCCATACTAAAGCCTGTGGGACATTCTTTCAGCCCAATAAAAGCATGTGCTTCTATTTTG GTGAGTTACCATTGTCACTGGCTGCTTGCACAAATCAGCCAGACATTGTAGACTTTCTGATGGATAACCCTTACCAGCCAGTGGATCTCCAAGAGAAGGACTCTCATGGAAACATGGTGCTTCATGCCCTAGTAGAGGTGGCCGATAATAGTTCTGAGAACACAGAGTTTGTCATTGACATGTATGACCACATCTTAACCAAAGCTGCTCAACTTCACCCCAAGCTAAAGCTGGAGGAAAATGAGAACAATCAGGGACTAACTCCTATCAAACTAGCAGCCAAGACAGGAAAATGTGAG CTGTTCAGGCACATTGTTCGGCGGGAGTTTAAAGAGTGCAGACACCTGTCACGGAAGATCACAGAATGGGTCTATGGTCCAGTGTGCTCCTCTCTCTATGATCTTTCGTCCCTTGACACCTACAAGAAGAACTCTGTACTGGAGATAGTTGTCTATGGCAGTGAGATTCCT AATCGTCATGATATGCTTAATACTGAGCCACTCAATAAACTACTAGAAGAAAAGTGGGACAGATTTGCTCAACGGATTTTCTTTTTCAActtctttgtttattttgtctaCCTTTTCATCTTCACTGCAGTTGCTTATCAGCACCAACCAGGGgag ccTCCACATACTTACGGGAATCAAAGGGAAGACTACCTGCTTCTTACAGGACACATCATATCTGCCATTGGAGCGCTTTACTTCTTTTTGAAAGGg TTAATAGATATGGTCAGAAAGCGTCCAAGATTTCAGACCCTGTTGATAGACGGATACACTGATGAGCTTTT TTTTCTGCAGGCCCTACTCTTCATGGTGTGTGCTGTACTGTACTTTCTTGGTAAGGATGAATATCTGGCCTTTCTAGTTCTGTGCCTTGCTCTGAGCTGGGTAAACCTCCTCTACTTCTCCAGGGGGTCCAAATTCATGGGAATCTACAGTGTTATGATCCAAAAG ATGATTCTTGGAGAAATTTGGCGATTCCTTGTTGTATACATGGTCTTTCTCATTGGATTTTCTGCAG CTGTGGTAACGCTTCTTAAAAAACCTAAAGGCCGTTCTTTGATCAACATTTTGGATGCAACTGACAACTGCGTGAAAACCTCAATGCATAGAATTTACTTCATCACTCTGGAGATGTTTAAATTTACGATTGGTATAGGAGATCTGGAGTTCACAGATCAATATAAATATAAGGAGGTGTTTTATCTGCTGTTGATCGTCTATATTGTACTGACGTACATCCTGCTGCTGAACATGCTGATAGCACTGATGAATAAAAGTGTGGAGGAGATGTTCAATGAGAGCACCAGAATCTGGAAACTACAG CGTGCGATCACCACCTTGGACATAGAGTGGATTCTTCCTCGCTGTCTAAAAAAAAGGCTGCGCTCAGGGGTAATGAAGGACCTGGGCAGGGGGCAAGAACCGGATCAACGCTGGTGCTTcag TGTGGAAGAAGTCAACTGGAATCAGTGGAACAGAAACCTTGGTATAGTGAACGAGGATCCTAGGAATTTATGCATGCACGTACCATCCCCAACTGAACACCAGAAAG AGCCTAGATGGGGTGGAATCGAGCAAGTTTTCAGTATATGGGGAACACTAAGACGCACACGGCGCAGCAATACAGAGGAGTTATCCTCTAGCCGAGGTCTCAATCTCTGA